The following are from one region of the Haloactinomyces albus genome:
- a CDS encoding thiolase family protein, translating to MDRAVIVDAVRSPMGRGKAAGALAGVHPVDLLAHVLTQLVSRNDLDPATIDDVLVGCVGQAGEQSATPGRQAVLAAGFPVHVPSVTIERKCGSGQQAVDFAVQGILSGHYDITIAAGVESMSRVPMGSARMGAEPHGEGARSRFPDLVPQGISAELVAAKWKLTRGELDDYSARSHQRAAHARAAGDFDDEIVPIPAPGEHGPVPVSADETIREGTTAERLGRLDPAFDLNSYRERFPELPGVISAGNSSQITDGASALLIMSEQRARALGLRPRAAVVSSAVVGDDPTLMLTGPIPATHKVLARSGLASDDISTFEVNEAFAPVPLAWQREFGIEEARLNPVGGAIALGHPLGASGCRLMTTMIHHLSRTGGRYGLQTMCEAGGMANATIIESLTD from the coding sequence ATGGACCGTGCCGTCATCGTCGACGCCGTCCGCTCACCCATGGGTCGCGGCAAGGCAGCGGGGGCGCTGGCAGGTGTGCACCCGGTCGACCTGCTCGCTCACGTCCTGACACAGCTGGTATCCCGGAACGATCTCGACCCGGCAACGATCGACGACGTGCTCGTGGGCTGCGTCGGGCAGGCCGGCGAGCAGTCCGCAACACCGGGAAGGCAGGCCGTGCTCGCCGCGGGATTTCCCGTGCACGTGCCCTCGGTGACCATCGAGCGCAAGTGCGGGTCCGGACAACAGGCGGTCGATTTCGCCGTCCAGGGCATCCTGTCCGGTCACTACGACATCACCATCGCCGCAGGTGTGGAATCGATGAGCCGGGTTCCGATGGGTTCCGCGCGGATGGGCGCGGAACCGCACGGCGAGGGAGCGCGCAGCCGGTTTCCCGACCTCGTCCCGCAGGGAATCTCGGCCGAGCTGGTGGCGGCGAAGTGGAAGCTGACCCGTGGTGAGCTCGACGACTACTCGGCTCGCTCGCACCAACGCGCGGCACACGCTCGTGCGGCGGGAGATTTCGACGACGAGATCGTGCCCATCCCCGCGCCGGGTGAGCACGGTCCGGTCCCGGTGTCGGCCGACGAGACCATCCGCGAGGGCACCACGGCCGAACGTCTCGGCCGACTCGACCCCGCGTTCGACCTGAACTCCTACCGCGAACGCTTCCCCGAACTGCCCGGAGTGATCAGTGCGGGCAATTCCTCGCAGATCACCGACGGTGCCAGTGCCCTGCTCATCATGTCCGAGCAGCGAGCGAGGGCACTGGGTCTGCGTCCCCGCGCCGCGGTCGTGTCCTCGGCCGTGGTGGGTGACGATCCGACGCTGATGCTCACCGGTCCGATCCCGGCGACCCACAAGGTGCTCGCACGTTCCGGGCTGGCAAGCGATGACATCAGCACCTTCGAGGTCAACGAGGCCTTCGCGCCGGTTCCCTTGGCCTGGCAGCGGGAGTTCGGCATCGAGGAGGCAAGGCTCAATCCCGTTGGCGGCGCCATCGCACTGGGGCATCCGCTCGGCGCCTCGGGCTGCCGACTCATGACCACGATGATCCACCACCTCTCCCGCACCGGTGGACGCTACGGGCTGCAGACGATGTGCGAGGCCGGCGGCATGGCCAACGCCACGATCATCGAATCCCTGACCGACTGA
- a CDS encoding acyl-CoA dehydrogenase family protein, which yields MQQVIDADEQRALEEVAAKVAKERYAPYDEEWDRSRMAFSKQERRYLGELGFLGIALPEQYGGGGAPLQHALGVIEALAKECRPAAFQVFEANTGPAQVVARFGTEQQRERFLPPIISGDATLAVAISEPDAGSAATDMKTKATVSGDSLVLNGSKRWISNGGEADYYLVYARMNDEPGSKGIGAVLVEADRDGVSFGQREKLMGFRGIPSADILFDDVVVPADNLVVGPGRFRELFGAFSIERLGNATMSLAIGQAALDRTKHYVQEREQFGKPLVEFQSVQMNLADMVLQVEAARLLIRRAAANVGDELPDSLEVSLAKCTANEMAKRVTDLAMQLHGGNGYTEEYGLERLHRDAHGWALAGGTPSMQRIRIVSELLGRSFDQRR from the coding sequence GTGCAACAGGTAATCGACGCTGATGAGCAGCGGGCGCTCGAAGAGGTCGCCGCCAAGGTCGCCAAGGAACGATATGCGCCATACGACGAGGAGTGGGACCGCTCTCGCATGGCGTTTTCGAAGCAGGAACGTCGCTATCTGGGCGAGCTCGGCTTTCTCGGTATCGCGTTGCCGGAGCAGTACGGCGGTGGGGGAGCACCCCTGCAGCACGCGCTGGGAGTCATCGAGGCGCTGGCCAAGGAATGCCGCCCGGCTGCCTTCCAGGTTTTCGAGGCCAACACCGGACCGGCCCAGGTGGTGGCCAGGTTCGGCACCGAGCAGCAGCGGGAGCGTTTCCTGCCGCCGATCATCAGCGGGGACGCGACCCTGGCCGTGGCCATCTCCGAGCCGGATGCCGGTTCGGCGGCCACGGACATGAAGACCAAGGCGACCGTATCCGGGGACTCGCTGGTCCTCAACGGCTCGAAACGCTGGATCTCCAACGGTGGCGAAGCCGACTACTACCTGGTCTACGCGCGGATGAACGATGAACCGGGCTCCAAGGGCATCGGTGCCGTTCTCGTCGAGGCCGACCGCGACGGGGTGAGTTTCGGCCAGCGCGAGAAGCTGATGGGCTTCCGCGGGATTCCGTCCGCGGACATCCTGTTCGATGATGTGGTGGTGCCTGCCGACAACCTCGTCGTGGGACCTGGCCGGTTTCGGGAGCTGTTCGGCGCATTCTCCATCGAGCGACTGGGCAATGCCACGATGAGCCTGGCGATCGGTCAGGCCGCGCTGGACCGGACCAAGCACTACGTGCAGGAGCGCGAGCAGTTCGGCAAGCCACTCGTGGAGTTCCAGAGTGTGCAGATGAACCTGGCGGACATGGTGCTGCAGGTGGAAGCCGCGCGACTGCTGATCCGCCGTGCGGCGGCGAATGTCGGTGATGAACTGCCGGATTCGCTGGAGGTCTCACTGGCCAAGTGCACCGCGAACGAAATGGCCAAGCGGGTCACCGACCTGGCCATGCAGCTGCACGGCGGTAATGGCTATACCGAGGAATACGGCTTGGAGCGTCTGCATCGGGACGCGCACGGTTGGGCGCTGGCCGGCGGCACTCCGAGTATGCAGCGCATCCGCATCGTCTCGGAACTGCTCGGGCGATCGTTCGATCAGCGCCGCTGA